The following is a genomic window from Synechococcus sp. JA-2-3B'a(2-13).
GAAGTTGGCTGCCAAGGGGAGAAGACACAGCCCTTCTGCCGGACACCAGAGCACCCTACTGGAATTGGCCGGGACAGCTCCTTTCCGGCAGCGCTGACTAGAGCCGGTACAACAGACGTGCCGCTTGTGTGGCAGGGATGGGATCCGTGAAGATGGAAAAAGCCAGAACGAACTCGGGCGGTGTTGTCGCCAGCTCGCCAGGAGGCTATGGGTCTGACCCGACGGCAGAGGAAGCAGTCCAGAACCCTGCCCAAAGCACTACTTGTCTAACTTCTCAATGTAGGGGCGAATGTCATTGAGGTCGATGTAGCGGTCGGTGGCGTTGCGCAGCTCGCGGGCGATCATCCCTTCGGTGGAGACAACTGTAATCAGCGTGTTTTTGGAACGCAACAACTCGACAGCCCGCTCAAAATCTCCATCACCGCTAAACAAAATGATCCTATCGTACTGCCCAACGGTGTTGAACATATCGATTACTATTTCGATATCCAGATTTGCTTTTTGGGAGTACCGACCGGAGTCTTCATCTCGATATTCTTTGAGGATCTTGGTGCGCACAGTGAAGCCCATGCTGATCAGAGCGTCTCGAAAGGCCCTCTGATCATGGGGATCCTTGATGCCGGTGTACCAAAAGGCGTTGACCAATTCAACATTTGGCTGTGATCTAACAAAATAATCCAGCACCCGGCGTGGGTCAAAAAACCAGCCATTTTTCTGTTGAGCATAAAACATATTATTGCCATCAATAAAGATGGAAACCCGAGTGACGGGATGATGGTAAAACATAAAGCTTTTCCGAAAAAAGTAAGGTGAACTGGTCAGAAAAAGAGGATGAAAACGAGGTCACTGACTTTCCACAAGAGCCATTTGGGCAGCCAGCACCTTGCTGACACCAATCTCTCATCATAGCCAAAGGTGGGATCCCTTTCTCAAGAATTAACTCTGGGGAGAGGCACCCCTGTAAACCAAAGCGGGTTCCGGTTGCCGCAGGGCATAGCTGGATCCCGGTCGATCGGCTTGGCTAACGTACAGCTCCGCCAATTGTCGAGCCAGGTTACGGATGCGCCCAATGTAGAGGGTGCGCTCGGCTACAGCAATGACACCACGAGCGTCGAGCAGGTTAAAGGTGTGGGAGCACTTGAGCACATAGTCGTAGGCGGGCAGGAGCAGAGACACGGCCAACCGATCCGGCAACACCTGTTTCTGCAGTTTCTGTTGGGTGGTTTCGATCAAACGCTTGGCCTCGGCTTCGTAGAGCCGGAACAATTCCAGTAGCATCTCCGGATCGGAATACTCGAAGTTGTAATAAGATTGCTCGACCTCATTTTGGAAATAGATTTGTCCATAGGTAATCCGTCCCAGAGAAGGATGCTCATTCCAGCAGAGATCGAAAACCGAATCCACCCCCTGCAGATACATGGCCAGGCGCTCTAGCCCATAGGTAATTTCTACAGAAACCGGGCGACAATCTTGTCCGCCCACCTGCTGAAAGTAGGTGAACTGGGTTACTTCCATGCCGTCCAGCCACACTTCCCAGCCCACGCCCCAAGCCCCCAAGGTGGGAGATTCCCAGTCATCTTCCACAAAGCGAACATCGTGTTCTGCCGGGTTCACGCCCAAAGCTTGCAGGCTATCCAGGTAGACATCTTGAATGTCATCGGGGGAGGGCTTGATCAACACTTGGTATTGAAAATAGTGCTGCAGGCGATTGGGGTTTTGACCGTAGCGTCCATCGGTGGGGCGGCGACAGGGTTCGACATAGGCTACTCGCCAGGGATCCGGCCCTAAGGCGCGCAAAAACGTGTGGGGGCTCATGGTGCCGGCGCCTTTTTCCAGGTCGTAGGGTTGTAGGATCAAGCAGCCCTGCTCCCCCCAAAACTGTTGCAGGCGAAAGATCAAGTCTTGAAAGGTGTGGGCTGACATGGCAGGGGTTGGGCAGAGATGGATTAACCCCTATCCTACCAATCTCCTCCTCTCAGTCGAGCAGCTCTTCCCGATCAGCTGGATCCGAGTAGTCCCACTCGATGGGGGGCATTTGGTCGAAGGCTTGTTTGAGGGCGCTCTCCCACAGTTTGCGCATCTTGGCCAGGTAGGGATCCCCGGTGCGCAGGCGCAGACGGTGGGTGACCTTGAACTGATCCGCTTGCACCATCACCAAATCGATGGGGGGGCCGACGGAGATGTTGGATTTCATGGTGGAGTCAATGGAGAGGAGAGCGCATTTGGCCGCATCTGCTAGCGAGGTTTCGTAGGAGAGGGTGCGATCCAAGATTGGCTTGCCGTATTTGGTTTCCCCCACCTGCAAAAAAGGGGTTTCCGGGGTGGCCTGGATGCAGTTGCCCTGGCTGTAGATCAAAAAGAGGGCCGGCTCCTCGCCTCGGATCTGTCCCCCCAACAACAGGCTGCACTGGGCGTCGATACCGTCCTTTTCCAGCCAGGGTCGGTCTTGCTCCTGGATGTAACGAATTTTGGATCCCAGGTAGCGGGCCACGTCGTAGAGGTGGGGAAAGGTGTGGAGATTGGAACTTTCCTGTTGGCGCAGATCCCGCTGCACTTCGGTCAAAACGCCCTGGGTGATGGACAGGTTGCCGGAGGTGCAGATCAAGATCACCCGCTCTTCGGGCACGGAAAAATCGAACAGCTTTTGGTAGGTGGAGACGTAGTCCACCCCGGCGTTGGTGCGGGAATCTGCCGCCATCACCAAGCCAAAGCGGGTGATGATGCCAAGGCAGTAGGTCATGCGAACGATGCGGCTCGGCTCTCTGATTGTAGAGGCGA
Proteins encoded in this region:
- a CDS encoding proteasome-type protease codes for the protein MTYCLGIITRFGLVMAADSRTNAGVDYVSTYQKLFDFSVPEERVILICTSGNLSITQGVLTEVQRDLRQQESSNLHTFPHLYDVARYLGSKIRYIQEQDRPWLEKDGIDAQCSLLLGGQIRGEEPALFLIYSQGNCIQATPETPFLQVGETKYGKPILDRTLSYETSLADAAKCALLSIDSTMKSNISVGPPIDLVMVQADQFKVTHRLRLRTGDPYLAKMRKLWESALKQAFDQMPPIEWDYSDPADREELLD
- a CDS encoding NYN domain-containing protein translates to MFYHHPVTRVSIFIDGNNMFYAQQKNGWFFDPRRVLDYFVRSQPNVELVNAFWYTGIKDPHDQRAFRDALISMGFTVRTKILKEYRDEDSGRYSQKANLDIEIVIDMFNTVGQYDRIILFSGDGDFERAVELLRSKNTLITVVSTEGMIARELRNATDRYIDLNDIRPYIEKLDK
- the glyQ gene encoding glycine--tRNA ligase subunit alpha, with protein sequence MSAHTFQDLIFRLQQFWGEQGCLILQPYDLEKGAGTMSPHTFLRALGPDPWRVAYVEPCRRPTDGRYGQNPNRLQHYFQYQVLIKPSPDDIQDVYLDSLQALGVNPAEHDVRFVEDDWESPTLGAWGVGWEVWLDGMEVTQFTYFQQVGGQDCRPVSVEITYGLERLAMYLQGVDSVFDLCWNEHPSLGRITYGQIYFQNEVEQSYYNFEYSDPEMLLELFRLYEAEAKRLIETTQQKLQKQVLPDRLAVSLLLPAYDYVLKCSHTFNLLDARGVIAVAERTLYIGRIRNLARQLAELYVSQADRPGSSYALRQPEPALVYRGASPQS